From Gimesia panareensis, the proteins below share one genomic window:
- a CDS encoding 2-oxoglutarate dehydrogenase E1 component produces the protein MLDKPDPASSYHDGNGQAESSLPEDLINDLSSESLTFVEDLYTSYLESPGSVSEEWRNYFARFPQKSARKRKPGFGPSFKRHSMFNPPGGAKTEGLDRQSMKIADRQERLDQLIRNYRVRGHILASLDPLGKKRATPAELMPEFYDFSERDYDRVFSTSTFGGPKQRTLREMIQWLRNTYCRSIGAQFMHIDSLRVRKWLQNRMESTANFLKFERPEALRILRRLTDAVGFEEFIQKKYVGLKSFSLEGAESLIPLLDLAIEKAGEQGVDEIVFGMAHRGRLNVLTNIMGKKQREIFREYEDSVPEMSVGRGDVKYHLGYSSDWMTESGHNVHLTLCFNPSHLEFVNPVAMGRMRAKQDRWHNIDRTKGLVLLIHGDAAFAGEGVVQESLNLSELRGYRTGGTIHVVVNNQIGFTTDPAQSRSSTYATDVAKMLQIPIFHVNGEDPEAVAQVVRLAMDFRKEFHRDVVIDMYCYRRRGHNEGDEPSFTQPLMYDIIDKRPSVRDSFLQRMLERKSVTQEDADRLQEESMSHLESELAAARVENYPHQVELPAGIWTGYRGGKELPADQVDTGVPEESLVNLLLKQSEVPDSFTPHKKIRRLLHVRKEMAAGERKLDWGTAEALAFASLLTEGYRIRVSGQDAQRGTFSHRHGVLHDVKSGKKYTPLKHLVSGQAPIELVNSPLSEAGVLGFDYGYSLDCPDGLIIWEAQFGDFVNAAQVIIDQFIVSAEDKWQRYSGMVMLLPHGFEGQGPEHSSARFERFLQLAAESNIQIAVPTTPDQFFHLLRRQVIRKWRKPLIVMTPKSLLRHRDAVSSFSSLASGSYMKVIGDTTDLDPQKVSRILLCTGKIYYDLNERRKQTEREDVAIVRIEQLYPVPHAELEEALAPYPEGTPVYWVQEEPENMGAWRFIYCRFKGNLFGRHPLHGVYRPASASPATGSGRSHQFEQEMLISESFRD, from the coding sequence ATGTTAGATAAACCAGATCCCGCGTCGTCCTACCATGACGGAAACGGGCAGGCTGAGAGTTCGCTGCCCGAAGATTTAATCAACGATTTAAGCTCGGAATCGTTAACCTTTGTGGAAGACCTCTACACGAGCTATCTGGAGTCTCCCGGTTCGGTGAGCGAGGAATGGCGAAATTATTTTGCCAGGTTCCCTCAGAAGTCGGCCCGCAAACGCAAGCCCGGATTCGGTCCTTCCTTCAAGCGGCATTCGATGTTCAATCCCCCCGGGGGAGCCAAGACGGAAGGTCTCGATCGCCAGTCGATGAAAATCGCGGATCGGCAGGAGCGTCTGGACCAGTTGATCCGTAATTACCGTGTGCGGGGGCATATCCTGGCGTCGCTGGATCCGTTGGGTAAGAAACGAGCCACACCGGCAGAACTGATGCCCGAGTTTTATGATTTCTCGGAGCGGGATTATGACCGTGTCTTTTCCACCTCGACGTTTGGGGGGCCCAAACAGCGTACGCTGCGGGAAATGATCCAGTGGCTGCGGAACACGTACTGCCGTTCGATCGGTGCGCAATTCATGCACATCGACAGTCTACGGGTACGGAAATGGCTGCAGAACCGGATGGAGAGTACCGCGAACTTCCTGAAATTCGAACGCCCCGAGGCGCTGCGCATTTTGCGACGGTTGACCGATGCAGTGGGCTTTGAAGAGTTCATTCAGAAGAAATACGTGGGCCTGAAAAGTTTCTCGCTGGAAGGCGCGGAAAGTCTGATCCCGCTGCTGGACCTGGCGATTGAAAAGGCAGGCGAGCAGGGCGTCGACGAGATCGTGTTCGGCATGGCACACCGGGGCCGCCTGAATGTCCTGACCAACATCATGGGCAAAAAACAGCGCGAGATCTTCCGCGAGTATGAAGACTCGGTACCGGAGATGAGTGTCGGCCGGGGGGATGTGAAATACCACCTGGGTTACAGTTCGGACTGGATGACTGAATCCGGGCATAACGTCCACCTGACGCTCTGTTTCAACCCGAGTCACCTGGAGTTTGTCAACCCGGTCGCGATGGGACGCATGCGGGCCAAACAGGATCGCTGGCACAACATCGACCGGACCAAAGGACTGGTCCTGCTGATCCATGGAGATGCTGCCTTTGCCGGTGAAGGTGTGGTCCAGGAAAGCCTGAACCTCAGCGAACTCCGCGGCTATCGCACGGGGGGGACGATCCACGTGGTCGTCAATAACCAGATCGGTTTTACCACAGACCCGGCCCAGAGCCGTTCTTCCACTTATGCGACGGACGTGGCCAAGATGCTGCAGATTCCGATCTTCCACGTAAACGGTGAAGATCCCGAGGCGGTCGCCCAGGTCGTCCGACTGGCGATGGACTTCCGCAAAGAGTTTCATCGCGATGTCGTGATCGACATGTACTGCTATCGTCGTCGGGGGCACAATGAAGGGGACGAGCCCTCATTCACGCAGCCTTTGATGTATGACATTATCGATAAACGTCCTTCGGTGCGCGACAGCTTCCTGCAGCGGATGCTGGAACGGAAGTCGGTGACCCAGGAAGATGCAGACCGGCTGCAGGAAGAGAGCATGTCGCATCTGGAGTCGGAACTGGCAGCCGCCCGGGTCGAGAACTATCCGCACCAGGTGGAACTGCCTGCCGGGATCTGGACCGGCTATCGTGGCGGTAAGGAACTGCCTGCCGATCAGGTCGATACCGGCGTCCCGGAGGAGAGCCTGGTCAACCTGCTGTTGAAGCAGTCTGAAGTGCCTGACAGTTTTACGCCACATAAAAAAATCAGACGCCTGTTACATGTCCGCAAGGAAATGGCAGCCGGAGAGCGAAAACTGGACTGGGGGACAGCCGAGGCGCTGGCGTTTGCCTCCCTGTTAACCGAAGGCTACCGGATTCGCGTGAGCGGCCAGGATGCCCAGCGCGGGACGTTCAGTCATCGGCATGGTGTGCTGCATGACGTGAAGTCCGGCAAAAAATACACGCCGCTCAAGCACCTGGTCTCGGGTCAGGCCCCGATTGAACTCGTGAACAGCCCGCTTTCCGAAGCGGGGGTCCTGGGCTTCGATTATGGTTACAGCCTGGACTGCCCGGACGGGCTGATTATCTGGGAAGCCCAGTTTGGAGACTTCGTCAACGCGGCGCAGGTGATCATCGATCAGTTCATTGTCAGCGCGGAAGACAAGTGGCAACGCTATAGCGGCATGGTAATGCTGCTGCCTCACGGGTTTGAAGGTCAGGGGCCGGAGCATTCCAGCGCCCGCTTCGAGCGTTTCCTGCAGCTGGCAGCGGAAAGCAACATTCAGATTGCGGTACCCACGACACCGGATCAGTTTTTCCACCTGTTGCGTCGGCAGGTCATCCGCAAGTGGCGTAAGCCTCTGATCGTGATGACTCCCAAGAGTCTGTTGCGGCATCGTGACGCGGTCTCCAGTTTCAGTTCGCTGGCCTCCGGATCTTACATGAAGGTGATTGGCGATACCACGGATCTGGATCCGCAGAAAGTGAGTCGGATTCTGCTGTGTACCGGCAAGATCTATTACGATCTGAACGAACGCCGCAAACAGACCGAGCGGGAAGATGTCGCGATTGTGCGTATCGAACAGCTCTATCCGGTACCGCATGCGGAACTGGAAGAAGCACTGGCACCGTATCCGGAAGGGACCCCGGTTTACTGGGTTCAGGAAGAACCGGAAAATATGGGAGCCTGGCGGTTCATCTATTGCCGGTTCAAAGGGAACCTGTTCGGTCGGCATCCGCTGCACGGTGTTTATCGTCCTGCGAGTGCCAGCCCGGCAACCGGTTCCGGTCGCAGTCACCAGTTCGAACAGGAAATGCTGATTTCTGAAAGTTTCCGGGACTAG
- a CDS encoding DUF3467 domain-containing protein, producing MSAKKDDKPAEATPEPAAEQAQGQAPAQQQVKVNDDNVVASYANFCRVSSTPEELILDLGLNPQPLDPANTEITVGQRVILNHYTAKRLLSALSMALQRHEQAFGVLETDIRKRVVRQQQT from the coding sequence GTGAGTGCTAAGAAAGATGACAAACCAGCTGAAGCTACACCAGAACCAGCTGCAGAACAGGCTCAAGGTCAGGCCCCCGCTCAGCAGCAGGTGAAAGTCAATGACGATAATGTCGTCGCCAGCTATGCCAATTTCTGTCGCGTTTCCAGTACTCCAGAAGAGTTGATTCTGGATCTGGGACTGAACCCCCAACCGCTGGATCCTGCCAACACGGAGATCACAGTCGGACAGCGGGTCATTTTGAATCACTACACAGCCAAGCGACTGTTGAGTGCTCTCTCCATGGCGCTGCAGCGGCATGAGCAGGCCTTCGGTGTTCTGGAAACAGACATCCGGAAACGCGTTGTGCGTCAGCAGCAGACCTGA
- a CDS encoding DUF898 domain-containing protein: MREIVRRVVVAICLYGGIALCLTPARDLFQIEPVDWLREVGERQQHSENIKGMMSKYVGEEQVKDIDLASKTRGKIPDYIAYETEGRLIVVSGTSWEGLWNDIEETVTNKAPSKAWAAVRGLEYHSNAVYLTRTAPLFQQVNAQWPDQSLLAYIRIDPEDSKIAPRYLSVYEPSPSDLRDAAPTHILYPHRTYGALILFGGLLFYIFLPRARPAESGVFYLARAAGWLPDLLAAFGSGAFFAMPFLITSDSSGGPLDRDWWPLTVIMWGIGAIFASIFVITAWYQTRRLTWDDNGICIETWGFTRRNFPLDKIEGIGGYIQQMPQWLRVLAWVISIFNWRATTSAILLDQADPGFSISLSNGTRYSFTGQGLWGANSLVAWCDAHNIPVEPAVRPLMESKPDFQPSKAGRVVSIIFAVIALVGTGWPLMHVAVGAMPQPEPKFRSGSFDAQDDFGQIPSETKQPVAPPVDQPLGASKPPVTVTPAMLAAEQEIIQQIQKVRDEIKTLKSQIGTVANPNEAAIDKSLEAVSRLRELQKQLEAVRSGKLPEKSSGNAK, encoded by the coding sequence ATGAGAGAAATCGTGAGACGAGTTGTCGTTGCCATTTGCCTTTATGGTGGCATTGCGCTGTGTCTGACCCCCGCTCGTGACTTGTTTCAGATTGAGCCTGTTGACTGGTTGCGCGAGGTCGGCGAGCGACAACAGCATTCCGAGAACATCAAGGGGATGATGTCGAAATATGTCGGCGAGGAGCAAGTCAAAGATATCGACCTCGCCAGCAAAACGCGCGGGAAAATTCCCGATTACATCGCTTATGAAACGGAAGGGCGTCTGATCGTCGTTTCGGGAACTTCATGGGAGGGGCTCTGGAACGACATTGAGGAGACAGTCACCAACAAAGCTCCCTCTAAGGCATGGGCTGCCGTGCGGGGGCTCGAATATCATAGCAATGCGGTCTACCTCACCAGGACAGCCCCCCTGTTCCAGCAAGTGAACGCACAATGGCCGGATCAGTCACTCCTGGCGTATATTCGCATTGATCCCGAAGATTCCAAAATCGCGCCTCGCTATCTAAGTGTGTATGAGCCGAGTCCCTCGGATCTCCGGGACGCCGCTCCGACTCACATTCTGTATCCGCATCGTACGTATGGGGCATTGATATTGTTCGGCGGCTTGCTGTTCTACATCTTCCTGCCTCGAGCTCGTCCAGCTGAATCCGGCGTCTTCTATCTGGCGCGTGCAGCAGGCTGGCTGCCTGATCTGCTCGCAGCTTTTGGCTCAGGTGCCTTCTTCGCAATGCCATTCCTCATCACCAGCGATTCATCTGGCGGACCACTGGATCGAGACTGGTGGCCGCTGACAGTCATCATGTGGGGCATCGGGGCAATCTTCGCCTCGATATTTGTCATCACAGCGTGGTATCAGACACGGAGGCTAACGTGGGATGACAATGGGATCTGTATTGAAACATGGGGATTTACCAGACGCAACTTTCCCCTGGATAAAATCGAAGGCATCGGTGGCTATATACAACAGATGCCGCAATGGCTTCGTGTGCTGGCCTGGGTCATCTCTATCTTCAACTGGAGAGCTACAACATCGGCCATCCTGCTTGATCAGGCTGACCCTGGTTTCTCTATCTCACTGTCCAACGGGACCAGATACAGTTTCACCGGTCAGGGACTGTGGGGAGCAAACTCACTGGTCGCCTGGTGCGATGCTCATAACATCCCCGTGGAGCCAGCTGTCCGTCCCCTGATGGAATCCAAACCAGACTTCCAGCCGTCCAAAGCCGGCCGAGTGGTCTCAATCATTTTTGCAGTGATCGCCCTGGTCGGAACCGGCTGGCCTTTGATGCACGTCGCAGTTGGAGCCATGCCACAACCCGAACCGAAGTTCCGCAGCGGTTCGTTTGATGCGCAGGATGACTTCGGGCAGATACCATCTGAAACTAAACAGCCTGTCGCTCCGCCAGTGGACCAGCCCCTGGGAGCCAGTAAGCCGCCGGTCACAGTGACACCCGCGATGCTGGCTGCGGAACAGGAAATCATCCAGCAGATTCAAAAAGTCCGAGACGAAATCAAAACATTGAAATCGCAGATCGGCACTGTGGCGAACCCCAACGAGGCTGCCATCGATAAATCTCTGGAGGCGGTAAGTCGACTACGGGAGTTGCAGAAGCAACTTGAAGCAGTGCGTTCGGGGAAGCTTCCGGAAAAATCTTCTGGCAACGCGAAATAA
- a CDS encoding IS1380 family transposase, translating to MGDSQNQDLRVSFDSRLKLKFCGSQVTTDAGLLAYRELDAALGLTEMGGDVLSDSRPGRNKQHQLVPLLRQSIYSRLAGYEDVNDAERLCVDPVLRHVVGGRASQPDKQAASSSEVGRFETQILSTQRNLTALMKLSGRWINNLHRRRPLKELILDLDSSVSETYGRQQGAAYNGHFACLCYHPLFLFNQHGDLEYAMLRRGNKASAKYWRKVLLPVIERYRHLDIPKFFRGDAAFAIPALYRVLEKADYRYAIRLKANAVLEREISHLLTRPVGRPSHKPKVCYHSFQYQAKSWQRSRRVVAKVEWHAGELFPRVGFIVTNLNQHSKNVVKFYNGRGTAEQWIKEGKNAVRWTKLSCRTFKDNQARLQLFALAYNLGNFLRRLALPKPIQNWSLTTLREKLVKVGAKVTRHAKYVFFQLAEVAVPRRLFAAILDRIARLAIPPPVTHDVKRKYIK from the coding sequence ATGGGTGACAGCCAAAACCAGGATTTACGGGTCAGTTTTGACAGCCGATTGAAGCTGAAGTTCTGCGGCAGTCAGGTCACCACCGATGCGGGACTACTGGCCTATCGGGAACTGGATGCAGCGCTCGGTCTGACGGAAATGGGCGGAGATGTGCTGAGCGATTCACGCCCGGGCCGCAACAAGCAGCACCAACTCGTGCCGCTGTTGCGTCAGTCGATCTACAGCCGACTGGCAGGCTACGAAGATGTCAATGACGCTGAGCGCTTGTGTGTGGACCCGGTGCTACGCCACGTGGTTGGCGGAAGGGCGAGTCAGCCGGATAAACAAGCGGCGTCAAGCAGCGAGGTGGGCCGTTTCGAGACGCAGATACTCAGCACGCAGCGCAATCTCACGGCACTGATGAAGCTCTCCGGACGCTGGATCAACAACCTCCACCGGCGGCGACCGCTCAAAGAACTCATCCTGGATCTGGACAGCTCGGTCAGTGAGACCTACGGCCGGCAACAGGGCGCGGCCTACAACGGCCACTTTGCATGCCTCTGTTACCATCCGCTGTTTCTGTTCAACCAGCATGGTGATCTGGAGTACGCGATGCTGCGGCGTGGCAACAAGGCCAGCGCGAAATACTGGCGGAAGGTGCTACTGCCGGTGATCGAACGGTATCGGCATTTGGACATTCCGAAGTTCTTCCGCGGCGATGCGGCGTTCGCCATTCCAGCGCTGTATCGTGTGCTGGAGAAAGCAGACTATCGTTACGCCATTCGCCTCAAAGCCAACGCCGTATTGGAGCGGGAAATCTCGCATTTGCTCACCCGTCCGGTCGGACGGCCTTCCCACAAGCCCAAGGTCTGTTATCACAGCTTCCAATATCAAGCAAAATCATGGCAGCGATCGCGTCGCGTGGTGGCCAAAGTTGAGTGGCACGCAGGCGAACTGTTCCCGCGTGTTGGATTCATCGTGACCAACTTGAACCAGCACTCGAAGAACGTCGTGAAGTTCTACAACGGTCGGGGCACCGCCGAGCAGTGGATCAAGGAAGGCAAGAACGCCGTCAGATGGACGAAGCTCTCCTGCCGGACGTTCAAAGACAACCAAGCTCGGTTGCAACTGTTCGCCTTAGCTTATAACCTCGGCAATTTCCTGCGGCGGCTGGCCTTGCCCAAGCCTATACAGAACTGGTCGCTGACGACGCTGCGGGAGAAGCTGGTCAAGGTTGGGGCCAAGGTAACCCGGCATGCCAAGTACGTATTCTTTCAACTGGCCGAAGTGGCTGTGCCACGGAGATTGTTCGCCGCAATTCTTGATCGGATTGCACGACTGGCAATTCCGCCGCCGGTCACGCATGACGTGAAGCGGAAGTATATCAAATAG